The Pan paniscus chromosome 15, NHGRI_mPanPan1-v2.0_pri, whole genome shotgun sequence genome includes a window with the following:
- the RNASE1 gene encoding ribonuclease pancreatic gives MALEKSLVLLPLLVLILLVLGWVQPSLGKESRAKKFQRQHVDSDSSPSSSSTYCNQMMRRRNMTQGRCKPVNTFVHEPLVDVQNVCFQEKVTCKNGQGNCYKSNSSMHITDCRLTNGSRYPNCAYRTSPKERHIIVACEGSPYVPVHFDASVEDST, from the coding sequence ATGGCTCTGGAGAAGTCTCTTGTCCTGCTCCCTCTGCTTGTCCTGATACTGCTGGTGCTGGGCTGGGTCCAGCCTTCCCTGGGCAAGGAATCCCGGGCCAAGAAATTCCAGCGGCAGCATGTGGACTCAGACAGTTCCCCCAGCAGCAGCTCCACCTACTGTAACCAAATGATGAGGCGCCGGAATATGACACAGGGGCGGTGCAAACCAGTGAACACCTTTGTGCACGAGCCCCTGGTAGATGTCCAGAATGTCTGTTTCCAGGAAAAGGTCACCTGCAAGAACGGGCAGGGCAACTGCTACAAGAGCAACTCCAGCATGCACATCACAGACTGCCGCCTGACAAACGGCTCCAGGTACCCCAACTGTGCATACCGGACCAGCCCGAAGGAGAGACACATCATTGTGGCCTGTGAAGGGAGCCCATATGTGCCAGTCCACTTCGATGCTTCTGTGGAGGACTCCACCTAA